From Echinicola jeungdonensis, the proteins below share one genomic window:
- a CDS encoding PAS domain-containing protein, with product MNFLNQRFDALVLTDRQETILWASPGFEKMTDYHVFEAIGKNPSFLQGKDSSYKAKTQIRKKINEGKPFSSQLINYKKNGEPYLCEITIIPLEDPKGKITHFLALENEI from the coding sequence TTGAATTTCCTAAATCAAAGGTTTGATGCTTTAGTACTTACCGATAGGCAGGAAACCATCCTTTGGGCAAGTCCAGGCTTTGAAAAAATGACGGATTATCATGTCTTTGAAGCAATTGGTAAAAACCCTTCTTTTTTACAGGGAAAGGATTCTTCTTATAAAGCAAAAACCCAAATAAGAAAAAAAATCAATGAAGGAAAACCATTTTCTTCCCAATTGATTAATTATAAAAAGAATGGAGAACCTTACCTTTGCGAAATCACTATCATTCCATTGGAAGATCCAAAAGGGAAAATCACCCATTTTCTGGCACTTGAAAACGAAATATGA
- a CDS encoding acyl-CoA thioesterase, with protein MTDLDQKIKNAETRIFKAVFPNTINHYDTLFGGTAMHLMDEVAFIAATRFSRQKMVTVRSDKIDFTVPIPAGTIIELVGHIIHIGRTSLKVQVDIFIEKMYEEGREKAISGTFTLVAIDENKKPTPIDH; from the coding sequence ATGACCGATTTAGACCAAAAAATTAAAAACGCAGAAACCCGAATATTTAAAGCTGTTTTCCCCAATACCATCAACCATTATGATACTTTGTTTGGTGGCACGGCTATGCACCTGATGGATGAGGTTGCCTTTATCGCAGCCACCCGGTTCAGCAGACAAAAAATGGTTACCGTACGAAGTGATAAAATTGATTTTACCGTCCCCATTCCCGCAGGAACCATTATCGAATTGGTGGGGCATATCATCCATATTGGCCGGACCAGTTTAAAAGTCCAAGTGGACATATTTATTGAAAAAATGTATGAGGAGGGTAGAGAAAAAGCCATTAGCGGCACTTTCACCCTGGTAGCAATTGATGAAAATAAAAAGCCCACCCCTATTGATCATTAA